From one Lolium rigidum isolate FL_2022 chromosome 4, APGP_CSIRO_Lrig_0.1, whole genome shotgun sequence genomic stretch:
- the LOC124708944 gene encoding AT-hook motif nuclear-localized protein 10-like: MEAKDVAPLPAATAAGPAPPVPAPVSQAKPAPQPVTSMPPHAHPQPPPTSMPPHPLPFAHHQPHQHQHQQPQHHQQQPAPGSGTPPAPMPGSGMRLSFDQMVGKPPGEPQHHQQHPHPHQQHHAPGPMLYNAPQPYATIPPPGANALGMGELMRKKRGRPRKYAPDGSMALALAPLSSASGGAPTPPPGQQQQPPHGFSISSPPSDPNAKRRGRPPGSGKKKQFEALGSWGISFTPHILSVKAGEDVASKIMSFSQQGPRTVCILSANGAISNVTLRQPATSGGLVTYEGRFEIISLSGSFLLAEDGDTRSRTGGLSVALAGSDGRVLGGCVAGQLTAATPVQVVVASFIAEGKKSKPAEPRKVEPMSAPPQMATYVPAPVASPPSEGTSSGSSDDSGSPMNQGGMPYNHSGQPQQQPPHPQQHMPPAYASGGWSLSHHQNNNRHDADMKMMSN, translated from the exons ATGGAGGCCAAGGACGTCGCGCCGctccccgccgccaccgctgccggccccgcgccgcccgtgcCGGCCCCGGTCTCGCAGGCTAAGCCGGCGCCGCAGCCGGTCACCTCGATGCCGCCGCACGCGCACCCACAGCCACCTCCAACCTCCATGCCGCCCCAC CCGCTCCCgttcgcccaccaccagccccaccagcaccagcaccagcagcCGCAACACCATCAGCAGCAGCCGGCGCCCGGCTCGGGGACCCCGCCGGCGCCCATGCCGGGGAGCGGCATGCGCCTCTCCTTCGACCAGATGGTCGGCAAGCCGCCCGGGGAGCCCCAACACCACCAGCAACACCCGCACCCGCACCAGCAGCACCACGCCCCGGGCCCCATGCTCTACAACGCGCCGCAGCCCTACGCGACGATCCCGCCGCCGGGCGCCAATGCGCTCGGGATGGGCGAGCTCATGCGCAAGAAGCGGGGCCGCCCGCGCAAGTACGCGCCAGACGGGAGCATGGCCCTCGCGCTCgcgcccctctcctccgcctccggtggcgcgcccacgccgccgcccggacagcagcagcagccgccgcacGGATTCTCCATCAGCAGCCCCCCGTCAGATCCCAACGCCAAGCGCCGCGGCCGCCCCCCTGGCTCCGGCAAGAAGAAGCAGTTCGAAGCACTCG GTTCTTGGGGCATCTCCTTCACTCCGCACATCCTCTCCGTCAAGGCCGGCGAG GATGTTGCTTCAAAAATAATGTCCTTCTCTCAGCAAGGACCCCGCACGGTTTGCATTCTTTCAGCGAATGGTGCAATAAGCAATGTGACACTTCGGCAGCCTGCTACATCTGGTGGACTAGTGACTTATGAG GGGCGCTTCGAGATCATTTCTCTTTCTGGTTCTTTCCTGCTTGCGGAGGATGGTGACACTCGTAGCAGGACTGGTGGATTGAGCGTTGCACTTGCAGGATCTGATGGCCGGGTGCTTGGTGGATGTGTAGCTGGGCAGCTAACGGCTGCTACACCTGTTCAG GTTGTTGTTGCTAGTTTCATAGCTGAAGGTAAGAAGTCAAAGCCGGCTGAGCCAAGGAAGGTTGAACCAATGTCCGCGCCTCCACAGATGGCCACCTATGTGCCAGCTCCAGTGGCCAGCCCTCCCTCTGAGGGCACATCCAGTGGATCGTCTGATGACTCTGGCAGCCCCATGAACCAGGGCGGGATGCCCTACAACCACTCTGGGCAgccgcagcagcagccgccgcacCCTCAGCAGCACATGCCCCCTGCGTACGCATCTGGCGGCTGGTCGCTCTCGCACCATCAGAACAACAACAGGCATGACGCTGACATGAAGATGATGTCGAATTAA